The Mesorhizobium sp. INR15 region ACGGACTGCACAACTTCGCTCGTCGTGGATCTTCACGAATATCAGACGTTCGCCGATGCCGCCACGGCCAGCTTCACGATCACGAACAAAGCGCTCGTCATCTCGCAAGGCACCAATGCTCAGGATTTTTCAGGCAAGCCCGAGGCAAGGAACATGCTGAGGGTTTTTTACAAATGGCCGGTCATGACCGACTTCATGGCAGCATCGATGGCCAATCTGGCCGGCGGCAAGACGCTGCATTTCGCCTCGGTGACCTGGCAGGCCGAGCCTTACAACAATTGAACTCGCAGCCATCGAAAAAGCAAAAAAGAAAAGGGACAAAGGCATGGTTCGTGCGGGGGCACATCTGACGGGCATCTGGAGGAAGGCGGCCCGGTTCTGGGCTGATCGCCGCGGCGTCGCGGCAATCGAGTTCGCCTTCATCGCTCCTATCCTGCTCATCATGTATTTTGTTACCATGGAGGCCTCGCAGGCCATCGAGACGAGCAAAAAGGTCAGCCGTGTCGGCAGCATGGTGGCCGATCTCGTCACGCAGCAGACAAGTGTCGTCAAGGCGGACCTCGACGCGATCATGAAGATCGGCACGACCACTCTTTTGCCCTACAACCGTTCGGCCCCCAACATTACCATCACGGCAATACAGGTGACGACCGATCCAACGCCGAAAGTGCTGGTGGTCTGGTCACGCAAGGTGCTCAACGGCGCCTATAGCGCCGGCGCTGCCGTCAACTCGGTCACAACGGTTCCTGCAACGCTCCAGGTCGCCGGCACCTTCCTCATCCGCGTCGAAAGCGGCCTTGGCTACAAGCCGATCCTCACATGGTCGCCGGGCGACCAACAGAAAATCGGATTGACCTCGGCCTTCAACAACATAACGATGGGCGAGACATATTATCTGCGCCCTCGCAGAGGCCTGACGATCACCTGCGGAGACTGCTGAATCGAGCCGCTATTCTATCGCGGATCGCCGCCTGACACGAAGTGGACAATGGCCGAGGCCATTTCATAATCCTTCGGGGCAGCGGCCACGAAGCCACCGGAATGCTTCGATTCCAGCAATTCGTAGACATCAGGCGATATCGACTTGAGGTTGGTGAGGAACACGGTGAGCCGGCGCTTGGCTTCCGGGTCAAGATCGCTGCGGACCGCGTGAGGACCATACCTCAGCAAGCCCGACGCCCACACGGTCCGAAGCGTGGTTCCGGGAACCCCTGCGGCCTCGAGCCTTGCCTGCGTGCCGCCCGACATTTCCGGCTGACCACCGGTGGTGGCTGTCGCCC contains the following coding sequences:
- a CDS encoding TadE/TadG family type IV pilus assembly protein encodes the protein MVRAGAHLTGIWRKAARFWADRRGVAAIEFAFIAPILLIMYFVTMEASQAIETSKKVSRVGSMVADLVTQQTSVVKADLDAIMKIGTTTLLPYNRSAPNITITAIQVTTDPTPKVLVVWSRKVLNGAYSAGAAVNSVTTVPATLQVAGTFLIRVESGLGYKPILTWSPGDQQKIGLTSAFNNITMGETYYLRPRRGLTITCGDC